In a genomic window of Paraburkholderia phenazinium:
- a CDS encoding MFS transporter — MSKGLRVFALFACGYFISYVYRGINIEFAPFMARDIGLSAADLGLLTSLYFLGFAGAQLPAGVLLDHFGARRVSALLLLVAAAGAAVFGMAHGLATLMAGRLLIGVGVSVCLGGAFKALAQWFPVSRLPLLNGLVMAVGGFGGVVVGSPLNWLLHFTDWRLVCFGLTAVTVCTSAAIWFGVPDAVQTHRQAGLVEQLRGVGHVLRSRVFWKIASLSGMAQGVFYAMQSLWMAPYMRDVIGLTAHATATLVSVVALAMMAGCVGFGAIARRLERFGVSLAAFSGVGMLLFIGVQGAIMARVPVPAVWLWAAYGVFGGSGILSYAVLAEHFPSHLIGRVNTTLTLVMFVLIFLCQTGVGAVLSLYPARLMADGAHYPAEAHMSAWAVLLVLQILGAVWYFWPQARRVTETVRGAEAG, encoded by the coding sequence ATGTCGAAAGGGTTGCGCGTATTCGCCTTGTTTGCCTGCGGGTATTTCATTTCCTATGTCTATCGCGGCATCAATATCGAATTCGCACCGTTTATGGCGCGTGACATCGGTTTGTCGGCGGCGGATCTCGGTCTGCTGACGAGCCTCTATTTCCTCGGTTTTGCGGGCGCGCAACTGCCGGCGGGCGTGCTGCTCGATCACTTCGGTGCCCGAAGAGTCTCCGCGCTGTTATTGCTGGTCGCCGCCGCCGGCGCGGCCGTGTTCGGCATGGCGCACGGCCTCGCGACCTTGATGGCGGGGCGGCTGTTGATCGGCGTCGGGGTGTCGGTGTGCCTCGGCGGTGCGTTCAAGGCGCTGGCGCAGTGGTTCCCGGTCAGCCGCTTGCCGCTGCTCAATGGGCTGGTGATGGCGGTGGGCGGCTTCGGCGGCGTCGTGGTGGGCTCGCCGTTGAACTGGCTGCTGCACTTTACCGACTGGCGTCTGGTTTGTTTCGGTCTGACCGCGGTGACGGTGTGCACGTCGGCTGCAATCTGGTTCGGCGTACCCGACGCGGTGCAGACGCATCGGCAAGCGGGACTCGTCGAACAGTTGCGCGGCGTGGGGCATGTGCTGCGCAGCCGCGTGTTCTGGAAGATTGCGTCGCTGTCGGGTATGGCGCAAGGGGTCTTCTATGCGATGCAATCGCTGTGGATGGCGCCGTATATGCGCGACGTCATCGGCCTGACCGCGCATGCCACGGCGACGCTGGTCTCGGTGGTGGCGCTGGCGATGATGGCGGGCTGCGTCGGATTTGGCGCGATCGCGCGTCGGCTGGAGCGGTTTGGCGTGAGTCTGGCCGCTTTTTCCGGGGTGGGCATGCTGCTGTTCATTGGCGTCCAGGGCGCCATCATGGCCCGCGTGCCGGTGCCCGCGGTGTGGCTGTGGGCCGCTTACGGGGTCTTCGGCGGCTCGGGGATTCTCAGCTATGCCGTGCTGGCCGAACACTTCCCGAGCCATCTGATAGGCCGCGTCAACACGACGCTCACGCTGGTGATGTTCGTGCTGATCTTCCTGTGCCAGACCGGCGTCGGCGCGGTGTTGAGTCTCTATCCGGCGCGGCTGATGGCCGATGGCGCGCACTATCCGGCCGAGGCGCATATGAGCGCCTGGGCGGTGCTGCTGGTGTTGCAGATTCTCGGCGCGGTCTGGTATTTCTGGCCGCAGGCGAGGCGGGTGACGGAAACGGTGCGGGGAGCGGAGGCGGGTTGA